In Myxococcus fulvus, the following proteins share a genomic window:
- a CDS encoding TetR/AcrR family transcriptional regulator has translation MPRSPSPSRRKQPRQQRAQATCDAILTAAARLLVRDGYEATSTNRIAEEAGVSIGSLYQYYPNKEGLVLAVLEQHGSRWLTEFDAGLKELAQAPLSVAVPSIIHHILALKRLHPQLDSLRYALLPVLRPLGHVDTFEQQLFRLVRAFLAARLDEIRPRELDMAVFIIVHTLEALCHAAGVDRPDYLTNDAFPEELCVLVLGYLGPPPARLGHPPRKAAAPRRKYEQ, from the coding sequence ATGCCGCGCAGTCCCTCCCCTTCGCGTCGCAAGCAGCCTCGTCAGCAGCGGGCCCAGGCGACGTGTGACGCCATCCTCACCGCCGCGGCCCGGTTGCTCGTGCGTGACGGCTACGAGGCGACGAGCACCAACCGCATCGCCGAGGAGGCCGGCGTCAGCATCGGCTCGCTCTACCAGTACTATCCGAACAAGGAGGGGCTGGTGCTCGCGGTGCTGGAGCAGCACGGCTCGCGCTGGCTGACGGAGTTCGACGCGGGGCTCAAGGAACTCGCGCAGGCCCCGCTGAGCGTCGCGGTGCCCTCCATCATCCACCACATCCTCGCGCTCAAGCGGCTGCATCCCCAACTGGACTCGCTGCGGTACGCGCTCCTGCCGGTGCTGCGCCCGCTGGGCCATGTGGACACCTTCGAGCAGCAGCTGTTCCGGCTGGTGCGCGCGTTCCTGGCGGCGCGGCTGGATGAAATCCGCCCGCGTGAGCTGGACATGGCGGTCTTCATCATCGTCCACACGCTGGAGGCGCTCTGTCACGCCGCCGGCGTGGACCGGCCCGACTACCTCACGAACGACGCGTTCCCTGAGGAGCTGTGTGTGCTCGTGCTCGGCTATCTGGGCCCGCCACCCGCGCGGCTCGGCCACCCGCCGAGGAAGGCCGCGGCGCCTCGACGCAAATATGAGCAGTAG
- a CDS encoding PD40 domain-containing protein has protein sequence MLTSRDTRVLLLAALLARGAWAQDDENDGGLRTPSRLTVGVGDQFLGQLAPDGNTLIFASNRNIATEIYVQDLEKGRERRLFDEGADVTWPRISPDGKRLLYISFRDQAGGQLCVRDLPSGEERRCLTEEANALQAEWIDSASIALVSRATIQGDLKLSRVRPGAAWSASPLLERNLTSPTLSPDGRWLVYVPVERSVKQVGPGFAARAAPHLEALRLDVPGAKPVKLALDLPGQSGQPVFSRDGRFLYVVQFFTDSNADGTIDASDSGVLFRAPFSPERDDAPALAAASSPDQLTGASWNCQYPAPAAESLLATCSRSQSLDVYQLPLDGQVPSAWDVPRLNEELKMVGRRADQLLLYRHRLLLEERPRPRRLLMMRLSMLHLAFEDFGAAEFYAEHMGAVSDPATLGLEGPLRVLIDHRRAMKERERGRMVEELSVAEQQRMAALEPANAPSPATAVFQHVVRSELADAAGDFTLARQELESAQVTDTTPRAVLDAYYERADALYRKLDDRMALVDVGRRLSVNKIFKADDQLDFATAAVRALYRGRPYAEAEALLAEALARAPEGSAHAFALELGQHINALRQERPPRAVREALLAFYRRQTDPLRRRVLVQEAVERAASLGADGVLEALANVYVDDAPVGTEDRRRAERLFRRALMGRAYRRLARQRQDEARADFDLVTKRTGSLESAVESMNLRLRAGMSHDVVEKEMTTTSEKMVEPLRRFVKAYLLARKLPKLDDKAHAQAVKDAVAELRAAWPELKNQRAVQALYGAIQHEDFLRGKNPAAAERANRHYLVALDLVRNNVRYKAMILGALGMLHTQVGNYHIALGYLDQRDKLPYVDNWAGLAVSLARARALLHVGREEDAAKAADAALAMVRATEKQARFLPLAVDRAALYHLAAGHFERALELYDQGLPLVEAQPSDEEGLRNRLVMRLARCAAALGAGKPERTLEDLARVEKDLANPAVRSALKWAHSSPEHVHRSYRLIAAGLRANAHTRLGQLEAAAQALQTRRALFLEQFDELDRDEDIRSVTLAELRLAENAVDRQDPAHAARWLGVALEHADTLVARTHAPVDAGQLDVLWFAAQLQADGRTKLPFDVSQRMAGARRTLLEQKDPTWRAYQAWFEVYTALEAHPAPGGQEALVRPTQQ, from the coding sequence GTGCTGACGTCCAGGGACACCAGGGTCCTGCTCCTGGCCGCGCTGCTCGCGCGAGGAGCCTGGGCCCAGGACGACGAGAACGATGGAGGGCTGCGCACGCCCTCGCGGCTCACCGTGGGCGTGGGGGACCAGTTCCTGGGGCAGCTGGCGCCGGACGGGAACACGCTCATCTTCGCGTCCAACCGCAACATCGCGACCGAAATCTACGTGCAGGATTTGGAGAAGGGCCGCGAGCGCCGCCTCTTCGACGAGGGCGCGGACGTGACGTGGCCGCGCATCAGCCCCGATGGCAAGCGCCTGCTCTACATCTCCTTCCGGGACCAGGCCGGCGGTCAGCTCTGCGTCCGGGACCTGCCCTCGGGTGAGGAGCGCCGCTGCCTCACCGAGGAGGCCAACGCGCTGCAGGCGGAGTGGATCGACTCCGCGAGCATCGCGCTGGTGAGCCGCGCCACCATCCAGGGCGACCTCAAGCTGTCGCGGGTCCGCCCCGGCGCCGCGTGGAGCGCGAGCCCGCTGCTGGAGCGCAACCTCACCAGCCCCACGCTCTCGCCGGACGGGCGCTGGCTGGTGTACGTGCCCGTCGAGCGCTCCGTGAAGCAGGTGGGCCCGGGCTTCGCCGCGCGCGCCGCGCCGCACCTGGAGGCGCTCCGACTGGATGTCCCCGGCGCGAAGCCCGTGAAGCTGGCGCTGGACCTGCCGGGGCAGAGCGGCCAGCCCGTGTTCTCGCGCGACGGGCGCTTCTTGTACGTCGTGCAGTTCTTCACCGACTCCAACGCGGACGGCACCATCGACGCGAGCGACAGCGGCGTGCTGTTCCGCGCGCCGTTCTCCCCGGAGCGCGACGACGCGCCCGCGCTGGCCGCCGCCTCCAGCCCGGACCAGCTCACCGGCGCGTCGTGGAACTGCCAGTACCCGGCGCCCGCGGCGGAGTCGTTGCTGGCGACGTGCTCGCGCTCGCAATCGCTGGACGTGTACCAGCTCCCCCTGGATGGACAGGTGCCCTCGGCCTGGGATGTCCCCCGGCTCAACGAGGAGCTGAAGATGGTGGGGCGGCGCGCGGACCAATTGCTGCTCTACCGCCACCGGCTGTTGCTCGAGGAGCGCCCCCGGCCCCGCCGCTTGCTGATGATGCGGCTGTCCATGCTGCACCTGGCGTTCGAGGACTTCGGCGCGGCGGAGTTCTACGCCGAGCACATGGGCGCGGTGAGCGACCCGGCCACGCTGGGGTTGGAGGGGCCGCTGCGCGTCCTCATCGACCACCGGCGCGCGATGAAGGAGCGCGAGCGGGGCCGCATGGTGGAGGAGCTGAGCGTGGCGGAGCAGCAGCGCATGGCCGCGCTGGAGCCCGCCAACGCGCCCAGCCCCGCCACGGCCGTCTTCCAGCACGTGGTGCGCAGCGAGCTGGCGGACGCGGCCGGGGACTTCACGCTGGCGCGCCAGGAGCTGGAGTCCGCGCAGGTGACGGACACCACGCCGCGCGCGGTACTGGACGCGTACTACGAGCGGGCGGACGCGCTGTACCGCAAGCTCGATGACCGGATGGCGCTGGTGGACGTCGGCCGGCGGCTCTCCGTGAACAAGATCTTCAAGGCGGACGACCAGCTCGACTTCGCGACCGCCGCCGTCCGCGCCCTGTACCGGGGCCGGCCCTACGCGGAGGCGGAGGCCCTCCTCGCCGAGGCGCTCGCCCGGGCGCCCGAGGGCTCCGCGCACGCGTTCGCCCTGGAGCTGGGGCAACACATCAACGCCTTGCGGCAGGAGCGCCCGCCGCGCGCCGTCCGCGAGGCCCTGCTCGCGTTCTACCGCCGGCAGACGGACCCGCTGCGTCGCAGGGTCCTGGTCCAGGAGGCCGTCGAGCGCGCGGCGAGCCTGGGCGCGGACGGCGTGCTGGAGGCCCTGGCGAACGTCTATGTGGACGATGCGCCCGTGGGCACCGAAGACCGGCGTCGGGCGGAGCGGCTGTTCCGCCGCGCGCTGATGGGCCGCGCGTACCGTCGGCTGGCGCGGCAACGCCAGGACGAGGCCCGCGCGGACTTCGACCTGGTGACGAAGCGCACAGGCTCGCTGGAGAGCGCCGTGGAGTCCATGAACCTGCGCCTTCGCGCCGGCATGAGCCACGACGTGGTGGAGAAGGAGATGACCACCACGTCGGAGAAGATGGTGGAGCCGCTCCGGCGCTTCGTGAAGGCGTACCTGCTGGCGCGCAAGCTGCCCAAGCTGGACGACAAGGCGCACGCGCAGGCGGTGAAGGACGCGGTGGCGGAGCTGCGCGCGGCGTGGCCGGAGCTCAAGAACCAGCGCGCGGTGCAGGCCCTGTACGGCGCCATCCAGCACGAGGACTTCCTGCGGGGGAAGAACCCCGCCGCCGCCGAGCGCGCCAACCGGCACTACCTGGTGGCGCTGGACCTGGTGCGCAACAACGTGCGCTACAAGGCGATGATTCTCGGCGCGCTGGGCATGCTGCACACCCAGGTGGGCAACTACCACATCGCGCTGGGCTACCTGGACCAGCGCGACAAGCTGCCCTACGTGGACAACTGGGCGGGGCTGGCCGTGTCGCTGGCGCGCGCGCGGGCGCTCTTGCACGTGGGGCGCGAGGAGGACGCGGCGAAGGCGGCGGACGCGGCGCTGGCGATGGTGCGGGCCACGGAGAAGCAGGCCCGGTTCCTCCCGCTCGCCGTGGACCGCGCCGCGCTCTATCACCTGGCCGCGGGCCACTTCGAGCGCGCGCTGGAGCTCTATGACCAGGGCCTCCCGCTGGTCGAGGCCCAGCCCTCCGACGAGGAGGGGCTGCGCAACCGCCTGGTGATGCGGCTGGCCCGCTGCGCCGCCGCGCTGGGCGCGGGCAAGCCCGAGCGGACGCTCGAGGACCTGGCGCGCGTGGAGAAGGACCTGGCGAACCCGGCCGTGCGGTCCGCGCTGAAGTGGGCGCACTCCTCGCCCGAGCACGTCCACCGCTCCTATCGCCTCATCGCCGCGGGGCTGCGCGCGAACGCGCACACGCGCCTGGGGCAGCTGGAGGCCGCGGCCCAGGCGCTTCAGACGCGCCGCGCGCTGTTCCTGGAGCAGTTCGACGAGCTGGACCGGGACGAGGACATCCGCTCGGTGACGCTCGCGGAGCTGCGGCTCGCCGAGAACGCGGTGGACCGTCAGGACCCGGCCCACGCGGCCCGCTGGTTGGGGGTGGCGCTGGAGCACGCGGACACGCTGGTGGCCCGCACGCATGCGCCGGTCGATGCCGGGCAGCTGGACGTGCTCTGGTTCGCGGCGCAGCTGCAGGCGGATGGGCGCACGAAGCTGCCCTTCGACGTGTCCCAGCGGATGGCGGGAGCGCGGCGCACGCTCCTGGAGCAGAAGGACCCGACCTGGCGCGCGTACCAGGCCTGGTTCGAGGTCTACACGGCGCTCGAGGCCCACCCCGCTCCAGGGGGGCAGGAGGCGCTGGTCCGGCCGACGCAGCAGTGA
- a CDS encoding phytoene desaturase family protein — translation MGLLSRRVDASATGASFDVIFIGSGMGSLGAAAILSRHGLKVLVLERHSVAGGMTHTFQRKGYEWDVGVHCLGKLHDPDEPLRRAFDFVTEGALGWARMDRVYDRLVFADRRHDYVTGAKAFEAELCGTFPSERKAIAAYVKLLHGVERASQRYFIQHVLPRWLTPLTHPVLGWPFRRHSNRTTRDVLSSLTSNPRLVGVLTGQWGNYALPPGDSSFAMHALVAENYLEGACYPVGGAGGILDHIAPVITRAGGQVRVRTEVKEILVKEGRALGVRLSDGEELHARYVISGAGAAQTLGSLLPETWRPPEVTRALQRIPQSIGHLGLYLGLKGAPDEVALPATNVWVHAGYDHDANLRAFTRDVSAPLPVVYLSSSSARDPSWARRHPGRSTLTALCPAPYDWFEKWEGTRWRRRGAEYDDFKARLAERLLSVVLEQFPQLKGRVEYQELSTPLSTAHFAHRPRGSIYGLEHSPERFRQPWLRSRLPIQGLLLVGQDAVSVGVGASLMSGVLAASIVLRRNVLGDLLRKDSP, via the coding sequence ATGGGATTGCTTTCTCGACGCGTCGACGCGTCCGCCACGGGTGCGTCCTTCGACGTCATCTTCATCGGCTCGGGGATGGGCTCGCTGGGCGCGGCGGCGATCCTGTCCCGCCATGGCCTGAAGGTGCTGGTGCTGGAGCGGCACTCCGTCGCCGGGGGCATGACGCACACCTTCCAGCGCAAGGGCTACGAGTGGGATGTCGGCGTGCACTGTCTGGGCAAGCTGCATGACCCGGACGAGCCCCTGCGGCGCGCCTTCGACTTCGTCACCGAGGGCGCGCTCGGCTGGGCGCGGATGGACCGCGTCTACGACCGGCTCGTCTTCGCGGACAGGCGTCATGACTACGTCACCGGCGCCAAGGCGTTCGAGGCGGAGCTGTGCGGCACCTTCCCATCCGAGCGCAAGGCCATCGCCGCGTATGTGAAGTTGCTGCACGGCGTGGAGCGCGCCTCCCAGCGCTACTTCATCCAGCACGTGCTGCCCCGGTGGCTGACGCCGCTCACGCATCCCGTGCTCGGCTGGCCCTTTCGTCGTCACTCGAACCGCACCACGCGGGACGTGTTGTCCTCGCTCACGTCGAACCCGCGCCTTGTGGGCGTGCTCACGGGACAGTGGGGGAACTACGCGCTGCCTCCGGGGGACAGCAGCTTCGCGATGCACGCGCTGGTGGCGGAGAACTACCTGGAGGGCGCCTGTTATCCGGTCGGTGGCGCGGGCGGCATCCTGGACCACATCGCGCCGGTCATCACCCGCGCGGGCGGACAGGTCCGCGTCCGCACGGAGGTGAAGGAGATCCTCGTGAAGGAGGGCCGCGCCCTGGGCGTGCGCCTGTCCGACGGCGAGGAGCTTCATGCCCGGTACGTCATCAGCGGCGCGGGCGCGGCGCAGACGTTGGGCTCGCTGCTCCCGGAGACCTGGAGACCTCCCGAGGTGACGCGGGCGCTCCAGCGGATTCCCCAGTCCATCGGTCACCTCGGCCTCTACCTGGGCCTGAAGGGTGCGCCCGACGAGGTGGCCCTGCCGGCGACCAACGTCTGGGTCCATGCCGGGTATGACCACGACGCGAACCTGCGCGCCTTCACGCGCGACGTCTCCGCGCCGCTGCCCGTCGTCTACCTGAGCTCCTCCTCCGCGAGGGACCCTTCGTGGGCACGGCGCCACCCGGGGCGCTCCACGCTCACCGCCCTGTGCCCCGCGCCCTATGACTGGTTCGAGAAGTGGGAGGGCACGCGCTGGCGCCGTCGAGGGGCCGAGTACGATGACTTCAAGGCCCGGCTCGCCGAGCGCCTGCTCTCCGTCGTCCTGGAGCAGTTCCCGCAGCTGAAGGGGCGGGTGGAGTACCAGGAGCTGTCCACGCCGCTCAGCACGGCGCACTTCGCGCATCGACCGCGCGGCTCCATCTACGGCTTGGAGCACAGCCCGGAGCGCTTCCGACAACCGTGGCTGCGCTCGCGGCTGCCCATCCAGGGGTTGCTCCTGGTGGGACAGGACGCCGTCTCGGTGGGCGTCGGCGCGTCGCTGATGTCCGGGGTCCTCGCCGCTTCCATCGTCCTGCGTCGCAACGTTCTCGGAGACCTCCTTCGAAAGGATTCCCCATGA
- a CDS encoding FG-GAP-like repeat-containing protein, which yields MKWWTRLSLTGVLALTGCTETAPQSESDALGEAASAANGECQVQPPFDPNFEPELEWAWSSSAVLPTHVQVMMSPIVVEVNGDGIPDVVFSSFAGSQYTNNGVLRALNGATGAELWTVTDPTLRVRGAASIAGGDIDGDGLVEICAVPESGVGLLCFENTGALKFRTNVSQNSWGGPSFADLDGDGTVEILNGHFVLSNTGALKWAGTDTLGGPQGPISFAADIDGDGLQEVVNGRSIYRHDGTLKCRNNAIGNGLSGVANFDADPNGEVIVVSGGNVSLMDDDCTLLWTRAIPGGGSGGAPNIADFDADGSPEVGVAGASRYAVFETDGTVKWSSVTQDNSSNVTGSSTFDFEGDGRAEVVYGDERRLRIYDGETGAVRFDVDHASGTTYENPLIVDVDADDNAEIVVASNNYGFPGPNGIRVFRDRRDGWVNTRRIWNQHAYSVTNVNDDGTIPAHPVENWRVPGLNTFRANSQGTGTTSPYAAADLIAGEVSSSCDRTTGTLSLHARVTNQGDAAASAGMRVAFYDGNPTSGGVLLGVATLPTVLAAGSSAVVSVALASAPGGTTTVWVRADDDGTGAGRETECIETNNAGSGPVSLACSTNVPPVALCRDVSVDASPTTCQAPASVDNGSHDPDQQPGPFSVSQSPTGPFGPGSHAVTLTVSDGQSTDTCTATVTVVDVTPPVITCPGERVYLATSPAGAHVTPVPATAADACGAQVSGPAAGIYPRGTTPVTYTATDAAGNSASCTTAIHVVDSEATPPNLVMCDVPRYTSAAQVKACGWATTSAGGAPISVVLLSINGGAPIRLTPDAGGGHVVEWLSLAEGHYTLTLTVIATDGAFATESREVTVDRTAPLLRVVAPDVTQPQPLTVDVVTEVTDLSPVRVTANWVSSTDVGAGTSLATTPVTFSGPGAHLVLLRATDAAGNTSEQVITVLAQ from the coding sequence ATGAAGTGGTGGACCCGGCTGTCCCTCACCGGAGTGCTGGCGCTCACCGGCTGTACGGAGACAGCGCCGCAGTCGGAGAGCGACGCCCTGGGTGAGGCCGCCTCCGCGGCGAATGGCGAGTGCCAGGTCCAGCCGCCCTTCGACCCGAACTTCGAGCCGGAGCTCGAGTGGGCGTGGAGCTCCAGCGCCGTCCTGCCGACGCACGTGCAGGTGATGATGTCGCCCATCGTCGTGGAGGTGAACGGCGATGGAATCCCGGACGTCGTCTTCAGCTCGTTCGCGGGCAGCCAGTACACCAACAACGGCGTGCTGCGCGCGCTCAACGGCGCCACGGGCGCCGAGCTGTGGACGGTGACGGACCCGACCCTGCGCGTGCGCGGCGCGGCCAGCATCGCGGGCGGCGACATCGACGGTGACGGGCTGGTGGAGATCTGCGCCGTCCCCGAGAGCGGCGTGGGTCTGCTGTGCTTCGAGAACACGGGCGCGCTCAAGTTCCGCACGAACGTCTCCCAGAACAGCTGGGGTGGCCCCTCGTTCGCGGACCTGGACGGCGACGGCACGGTGGAGATCCTCAACGGCCACTTCGTGCTCAGCAACACCGGCGCGCTGAAGTGGGCGGGCACGGACACCCTGGGCGGCCCCCAGGGCCCCATCTCCTTCGCGGCGGACATCGACGGAGACGGCCTCCAGGAGGTCGTCAACGGCCGGTCCATCTACCGCCATGACGGCACGCTCAAGTGCCGCAACAACGCCATCGGCAACGGGCTGTCCGGCGTCGCCAACTTCGACGCGGACCCGAACGGCGAGGTCATCGTGGTCAGCGGCGGCAACGTGTCGCTGATGGACGACGACTGCACCCTGCTCTGGACGCGGGCGATTCCCGGCGGCGGCAGCGGCGGCGCGCCCAACATCGCGGACTTCGACGCGGACGGCAGCCCCGAGGTCGGCGTGGCGGGCGCCTCCCGCTACGCCGTCTTCGAGACCGACGGCACCGTCAAGTGGTCCAGCGTCACCCAGGACAACAGCTCCAACGTGACGGGCTCGTCCACCTTCGACTTCGAGGGTGACGGCCGCGCCGAGGTCGTCTACGGCGATGAGCGCCGCCTGCGCATCTACGACGGTGAGACGGGCGCGGTGCGCTTCGACGTGGACCACGCCTCCGGCACCACGTACGAGAACCCGCTCATCGTCGACGTGGACGCGGACGACAACGCCGAAATCGTCGTCGCGTCGAACAACTACGGCTTCCCCGGCCCCAACGGCATCCGTGTGTTCCGCGACCGCAGGGACGGCTGGGTGAACACGCGCCGCATCTGGAACCAGCACGCGTACTCCGTCACCAACGTCAACGACGACGGCACCATCCCCGCGCACCCCGTGGAGAACTGGCGCGTGCCCGGGCTCAACACGTTCCGCGCCAACAGCCAGGGCACCGGCACCACCAGCCCCTATGCCGCGGCGGACCTCATCGCCGGCGAGGTGTCGTCCTCGTGTGACCGGACCACGGGCACCCTGAGCCTGCACGCGCGCGTCACCAACCAGGGCGACGCCGCCGCCTCCGCGGGCATGCGCGTGGCCTTCTACGATGGCAACCCCACCTCCGGCGGCGTCCTCCTGGGCGTGGCCACCCTCCCCACGGTGCTCGCCGCGGGCAGCAGCGCCGTGGTGAGCGTGGCGCTCGCCTCGGCTCCCGGTGGCACCACCACGGTCTGGGTCCGGGCGGATGACGACGGCACCGGCGCGGGCCGCGAGACGGAGTGCATCGAGACCAACAACGCGGGCAGCGGGCCGGTGAGCCTCGCGTGCTCCACCAACGTGCCCCCCGTGGCGCTGTGTCGCGACGTGTCCGTCGACGCCAGCCCCACCACCTGCCAGGCCCCGGCCAGCGTGGACAACGGCAGCCATGACCCGGACCAGCAGCCCGGCCCCTTCTCCGTGTCCCAGTCGCCCACGGGTCCGTTCGGCCCGGGCTCGCACGCCGTCACGCTGACGGTCTCCGACGGCCAGTCCACCGACACGTGCACCGCCACCGTCACCGTGGTGGACGTCACGCCGCCGGTCATCACCTGCCCGGGCGAGCGCGTCTACCTGGCGACGAGCCCCGCCGGAGCCCACGTCACGCCCGTCCCGGCCACCGCCGCCGACGCGTGCGGCGCCCAGGTCAGCGGCCCCGCCGCGGGCATCTATCCGCGCGGGACGACGCCCGTGACGTACACGGCCACGGACGCGGCCGGCAACAGCGCCTCCTGCACCACCGCCATCCACGTGGTGGACTCCGAGGCCACCCCGCCCAACCTCGTCATGTGCGACGTGCCGCGCTACACCTCGGCCGCGCAGGTGAAGGCGTGCGGCTGGGCCACCACGAGCGCGGGCGGCGCGCCCATCAGCGTGGTGCTGCTCTCCATCAACGGGGGCGCCCCCATCCGCCTCACCCCCGACGCGGGCGGCGGCCACGTCGTCGAGTGGCTGAGCCTGGCCGAGGGCCACTACACCCTCACGCTCACCGTCATCGCCACCGACGGCGCCTTCGCCACCGAGAGCCGCGAGGTGACGGTGGACCGCACCGCCCCGCTGCTGCGCGTCGTCGCCCCTGACGTCACCCAGCCGCAGCCGCTCACCGTGGACGTCGTCACCGAGGTGACGGACCTCTCCCCGGTCCGCGTCACGGCCAACTGGGTCAGCTCCACCGATGTCGGCGCGGGAACGAGTCTGGCGACCACGCCGGTGACGTTCTCCGGCCCCGGCGCGCACCTGGTCCTGCTGCGCGCCACGGACGCGGCGGGCAACACGTCCGAGCAGGTCATCACGGTGCTCGCCCAGTAG
- a CDS encoding fatty acid desaturase codes for MNLHPEDLRLAAAHARLASGDFPALTEAQLEAIRGRARDCLVWLRAHPVLHDTVNVLLLLSLFAADLLSLTALPFVLPWSLSTAEGVVLAGLVAGAVHGFLVCGIVTFSVHEGAAHDLIIVGRGRVGRALRVLANNACRLFLADPVHYAEAHASHHRSLGTSEDGSFTHHVRLRRLLGSLLPLAPMLSHSDYFPWRPQEHTRSRRLSVLLTNGYLVLCAALATWLHGWLFTGVALFLIGSWLSFVLDRLRESTEHLFMPLDRANGTRELGLGFWGLLLGGGPWGQPCHLSHHLAPALPWYQQLRLHFFLRRVLTPEQRRHFFLRPVIGLPVLLWRLATAPAREPVRD; via the coding sequence ATGAATCTCCATCCAGAAGACCTGCGGCTCGCGGCCGCTCACGCGAGACTTGCGTCCGGGGACTTTCCCGCCCTCACCGAAGCGCAGCTCGAGGCCATCCGCGGCAGGGCTCGCGACTGCCTGGTGTGGTTGCGCGCGCATCCGGTGCTGCATGACACCGTCAACGTGCTCCTGCTGCTGTCCTTGTTCGCGGCGGACCTCCTGTCATTGACGGCGTTGCCGTTCGTGTTGCCGTGGTCCCTGTCGACAGCGGAGGGCGTCGTGCTCGCGGGGCTGGTCGCGGGCGCGGTGCATGGCTTCCTGGTCTGCGGCATCGTCACGTTCAGCGTGCACGAGGGCGCCGCGCATGACCTCATCATCGTGGGGCGGGGGCGGGTGGGGCGCGCGTTGAGGGTGCTCGCGAACAACGCCTGTCGGCTCTTCCTCGCGGACCCGGTGCACTACGCGGAGGCCCACGCGAGCCACCATCGGAGCCTGGGCACGTCGGAGGACGGCTCCTTCACGCACCATGTCCGGCTGCGTCGACTGTTGGGCAGCCTGCTGCCGCTGGCGCCGATGCTCAGCCACTCGGACTATTTCCCCTGGCGGCCCCAGGAGCACACGCGGAGCCGACGACTCTCCGTGCTGCTGACCAACGGGTACCTGGTGCTCTGCGCGGCGCTGGCGACGTGGCTGCATGGCTGGCTCTTCACCGGCGTGGCGCTGTTCCTCATCGGCAGTTGGTTGAGCTTCGTGCTGGACCGGCTCCGTGAGAGCACCGAGCACCTGTTCATGCCCCTGGACCGCGCGAACGGGACGCGGGAGCTGGGGCTGGGGTTCTGGGGGCTCTTGCTCGGGGGCGGGCCGTGGGGCCAGCCCTGTCACCTGTCACATCACCTGGCGCCCGCGCTGCCCTGGTATCAGCAGCTCCGGCTGCACTTCTTCCTGCGTCGCGTGTTGACCCCGGAGCAGCGCCGCCACTTCTTCCTGCGCCCCGTCATCGGCCTGCCCGTGTTGCTCTGGCGATTGGCCACCGCGCCCGCTCGCGAGCCCGTTCGGGACTGA